TCGTTCGATCCTCCACGCGTCTGCACTTCGGGCTGGCCGAACAGAGCACCTGGTCGCCCCCAGAGATGGAGTGGTTCGACGGGGCCGGACTCAGGGCGTGATTCCTCTCGTTACTCGCGACCTTCGTCGgcgcgtcctcctcgtcctcctcctcctcgttcgAGCTGCTGTCGTCCTCGTTGATTTTCCGCTTGCGACCACGTAACTTCACCTCCAGCGTGCTGATGCCACCGACGGTCGTCTGGGGCTCTTGCTGCAACTGGGCTATGTTGTCGTGGTGCCTGCTGCCCCGCTTCTCGCTCTCCGAGCCCCGGGTGTCCTCGCGATCTTCCGGTGGAGACCTGTGCGGGTGCTCCTGATGTTGATTCGGCGGTCCACCACGGCTTCTTCCCTCTGGAATGCGGTGTTAAGTAGTTAGAACAGGGGTAGAGGGATAAAAATGGGTAGGCTGTAGTTGtacattttatgtttttttttttataaatgaagcTCGAAATACGATACCTCCTCTATCGGCATCCGGTGATCCATTCTCTGGGTCGTTTCCAGCGGCGTCCTCGCGCTTCACGCCCATGACACCGTCCTCCAATTGGCAGCAGTCCATGATCAAGTTTTCATACTCCCGACCACTGAACAAATGTAAATGATTAATTATGATCTTGCAGGAATATTATACAGTAGGATCAGTGATCGGTTTTCACCAGATTTTTTCAAATCAAACCAAAGATTTTGGCATCAGTCTTAAAACGATTAAGCGTTCtgtcaaatatatatatttgcgaTTTTAAAGAAGATTGAGAAAATGGaatatcttaatattttttctatggTAATGTGAAGTATAACTTCGAGAAAGATCGTTGGAAATAGTGACTGCCTTGTTATTTACCTTATGACATAATTGACACAGATGATATTTTGCTCCTCGGCGTTTTTCGAATTGCACACGACAGTAGCGCACGTCTGCAACCACGTGTACCCTCCGCTTTTGTTCATCAACCTATAGTAATGTGTCAACACTTGTCCCTTGTGAATCACTGAAACAAATCAATTCGTATCTATGAAGGTTACTCGATAAGCTATACAACGACAAATGTTTGCAAGTCGCCCTTAAAATATCGAATTACTCGTCTGTACGGATTATTCGTCTCGCGTTCTTTTATAGCTTGCTTTTCATTTGTATCTAGTAAAAAGAGACATGAAAATACTCACAGTCAATGTGAGACTTCCGAAGACGATTCGCATCTTCCCCATGGCACAATGTATAAAGATTTTTCCCCGTTAATTCGTCGGCCGTATAGTCTAATAATTCGGATACCCTGTAAACGAATATAGAGAATTAATTACGTGATTCTGAAggtttaatgaattttaataaataggTAATGGAGGACAGTACTATAAAACATGTTCTCAGGGTGGTCAATAAGTACATATAAAACTTTAAGCTTCAATCATCCCCGAAACAATTGAGAAATACTTTTGAAATTCCAGTGTACTTTAAGAGAATTTCACGTTTAATTGCCTTTAATAACTATTTCCCAAATACGCGTTAAATTATTAAACTTCTTCTAAACAGAATAGCTTCAGGATAACTTATGGCACCTGCATCTATCCCTTACAAATCATAATGTTTCAACCCCCTGTTTCACGGTTCTCCTTTGGATGAACTTCAAAATTTCTGTGGGTTCTCAAATTTCAGCAGGTAATATTTTCAACTGGCATTCCGTTTTTGCAATTCGgttgctcagtcaggaggccgaaaaaagggtggtctttggaaattttttactcaaacgctatagcacatttctcaaaaaatcttttttccttttaaggattgcatctagtaccgtgcatcgtaattttgttgtttaaaaatatttatcaataactaagttattgtccatcacttgaaggttctgtaaaaaaggcttctgcagtGAACACTGCTGCTCAAAAGtccatcatctaaaataaaaaattcaaaagaatttacttattatattatctagtatttgaacgaaggattcttttattcgacgcttagttttcttttaattgacaaaaatcagacacgatttatgataacaattttaaacttttactttaaacatcagccattttttctcaaatcaatatttcgaaaaatccttcgttgaaatactagataatataatataataagtaaattctcttgaattttttattttagatgatcgactttcgagcagcagtggtcaccgcagaagccttttcttcTAGAGAATCTTcgtgtgatggacaataacttagttattgataaatatttttaaatgaaaaaattacgatgcacggtactagatgcaatccttaaaaggaaaaaagattttttgagaaatgtgttatagcttttgagtaaaaaatgtctaaagaccacccatttttcggcctcctgagtGAGCATGACTCCTTAAATCCATTAGTCTTGAATGATACAAGAGGAAATTCGTTGACCATCCTGACGAAAAGAAAAATGCCGAGTACGAGTTATTAGCAGAGAAATAGTGCTCACTTTGGTTCACAGTGTGCTATCCGAAAGTCGAAGCTGATTCGGGTGACGAACATGTCGGTTTCGAGGCGAATTTCGTGCACACTCGGCGGAGGAAGTGCGATCGCCAAGCCGACCATGCCCATCAAAGGTGGTGCGTTCTTTCTTGAATGGCTAAACGTATACTGCGGTCTCAAACGGCATAGTAACAGTACGACCTGAATTTATAATAGTTAATTAACACCCACGTTCTCGTTAATTAAATGTTGATTCACGAATTGTCGTGCATGGATAAATGGCGCGCCATCGGGCTGCGATTATATAGAATTCTGTTAAATGTATCAGAAACTACTTTTAGCGATCATCTTgtctaatatacatatattatactagctttactactcagcttcgcccgaaatttagattctgattttaatttttttttttaaaatcagattaaaaaaaattaaaaattaaaatttttttttttttgtgaaaacagtCGCATTTGTCTGGATTATTAAGACATAATGATCTGAGGCTCATTTCGTGATCctagagtttatcgttcaaaagtttttaggcgacagacaaacacacaaacatgtaaaagctttctgctttatatattaagataataaGATCAGATTCTGTACAAGTGACAAAGTATTACGCTTGACTAGAATATATTAATTGATATTTGTCACATGTTTATGGCCTACTAGAATGAGGATATTTtagaagaaattttgaaaattcttcaatGTACGAAGGTGCACGACACTCACCCTATATCCAGAAGACTTAAAATGGCATCCCCGTTTCGTTAGCGTGGATTTCATCCGCACGCAGAACGCTCGGTCGTATCCTTTATAAAGACTGGTTGCTGATAACGACATTACCGCAGACACTGtggttaaattaataaacattcaattaattaatcATTTACGCGTCCTGTGTGAACGGTTAAGAATTTAAATCGAGAAGGTACGGTGTGCCCTTCTTCCCAAATCGTATTTCAAGCgactaaataataaaaaaaaaatatataaaaaaattgtaagtgaaacgattttatttaaaatgcactaaaaacttattcttttcttgtactacaatttcgacgatgatatgtcactttaagtaaaatcgtggggcatcAACTATAGTTTATCAATTTTctgtcacattacaatctgtatcccgcaattaaaatattttctctctcacaacaaattcatttcgactcTTGCTTCTgcattaaagtgattcatatcctgcgatgaaatatcctgccccatgattttacttaaagtgacatatcaccctcgaaattgtagtaaaagaaaagaattagtttttagtggattttaaataaaatcgtttaacttaaaaatttgttttcctcCCCAAGAAGTTGCACAGTCATTCGTAGCTacttgaaatttataaattggcAATCTCGTCGTGAACGGCCTTGTCACGACGTAGACAGCGAAGAAGCTGTGCAATGATGGTCACAAGaaagtataaaagtttattggGACTGCCCTAATTTTTGTTCATAGATCAAAGAGGCTCCTCAGAGTAACTCAGCGATACCAACGCGGTAACAAGCAGTGCGCCGTTAATGCTCACTGCTGCAGCTGTGCAAAAACACTGCAAAACTTTCATTTAACCATCACCGCATGCCCGAGCAAAAGGCAATCAATGCAGAAATTCACCGTCGGGATTCGCAGTGGACGTGGAGCCATGTTCCTCGGACGCTGCGCTGCTCGGCGACGCTAAACCGGAACTCGACGAGTGCGGACCGGAAGATGCGGGCGAGGACAACACGAGGCCTAACTGCTCAGCGACTTCCGAGTGGTCCTGCTGATGAACGTAATCGAAAACGCTTGATCCCGTCATCTCTACCTGAAATTCAAACGCACAGGCTCCACTTTTCGCGTCATTGGCTACTGCGAGCGATTCTTTTTCTTAAAAGAAACTCCTGTAAGTTGTTAAACGGAAGTGCCAGGCACCGCTGGAAAGATTCCACGACTAAACTCTAGGAGGAACGCCCCGAATCGCCGTCACCGTGACGAGTTGCTTCGCGGTGACTTAATCAGAGGAAAACTTGTCTCTGGGAAAGGGTTTCCTCGGGGTGACTTAATTAGAGGGAAAATTGCGCGGGTCTGAATATGATAGTATCCTTGAAATACTGGCCTGACGTGACCTGCAgtgctttcttttattttttggagGCAGGTGGAGTCTTTTGCGTTGGATTTCTTAAGGgacgtttttgttttttaaacagtGATTGCTTGTAGAGATGTTTGGAGTTATTGGTGGAATTGGGTAAGTGGTATTTTTGAGTAATAGAGacgattaaaaataataataatgatcttTGAATTTGTGAGAATACTGCAATAGGAACTTCAGCTATTAAATTTATTCTAGCGTAGTTTTATTCTATGATATGTGTCCCGTAATACTGTTAATAGTGTCAGTATTGTTACTCTTGCTTCCTAAAGCTTCTTTCTTAAGAAATTGAATAAAGTATATTAACTCAAGGGGTTGATCTATAAAGGATGTCTATATGGTTCTCTAAACTTCCCCCAGTGGCCTCGAATTCAAAGTTCTTCGCTGGGTCTACCCTTCACGCATGAATTTCAACTACCTTTTCACGTGGTCCATATCGATATCACGATGAAAGAAGCTTTAGCTAGAAATTCAGTGtgcttttaaacgatttaaatTAACGGCAAGTAGTTTCGTTCCGTCTATAGTCAGACACGCATTGACGCTTTTCCATTACATTAACCTTACATTAAGCTGATTTTTGTGTACTAAAATGGTCCTCCGGATTTTGACTTATCCTGCCAGCACATAAATTATTATGTATCATTACGTACTACCTAACGAATTAGTATTCCTAGGAAATCCAGTATCATTCTTCTCGCGAGACAGCCTGCAAAGAAGCTTTACAACCCCGATAAAATTTAAGCTCGACAGGGTCACATTTCAGGGCTAGACCTGATACCATGCTAGAGCTAATCTTCAACTCCTCGATACTAAATCCCGCCACTATCATCTCCACCCCCGTCGCTATTCTCAACTTACTATTTCATCTCCAACTTAACCCCGCTAGAACTACCCGAGCTCGTGCAGTGTCGTATACATGCATCGACTCAGTTCTCTAATCTCGGAGACCCTCGAAACGTCTCAAAGGCGAACTATGTAAATCCCGCCAAGTAGATTACCACCACGGAGGGAGGGGGTGGGAGGTGGTGCGGAGGGGGACAGTCTCCTCCGTCCAGCGAGACTCTTAATTCCGACGGAAGTCAATTTCACCCGGCGCTGAAACTTTAATTTCAATCGAACTTGCCCGCGGAATAATAAAACCCTGCCAGGCCCCCGACCTCCCCCCGGGCTGGTATCAGCGTTAACGCTACAGGCCTATTAAAAACTACCCTGAAACAGCCTCTCCTTCCGTCCATGCAAAATCGACGGCGCCCCGATTTCCATAGCGGGATGTTTCCCGCCCGCTGCGCATTCCTGCCCCCGGTTCCCGGGGCACGGAGAGATGCCCGTGGAACGCAAGGGCTGTCTGCCTCCGCGGCGGCCATGTTTGTGGCAACGTCGCCGCCGGTTTCCCGAATCCCCGAAACACCCTATTGATTGCTCTCCACGAGTCTCGCAGAACCGAGCTGGTACACCGGTCACCTCCCGTACACCTCCTGTTCCTCCCGCTATCGCGTCTCTCGCCCTCCCCCTGCCCCTCTGTTCCCTGCTACTGCCCCCTTCTTCCAaccacctccacctcctcctcctcctcttcctcctctctcgctctctgtctctctctctcttttctccaTCTACCTTCACGGGCAGCATTAGGAATGGCGAACACGCCGCCGTGCAGAGGCTACGTGAGCCGCATGCGACCACCCCCGCCCCCAACCACCCATCCTTCCCTCGTCTATGTCATGCTTGGTGCCAGCCAGTATGGCCGCCAACTCATACAACCTTCTCCTCTTTTCCTCCCttgacctctctctctctttctctctctctctctctctcttcctctctccctctctgtctctctcgttctctcccgTCCTTATCCACCTCTATACCCAGCAACGTTTCTTCTCCCTTCTCTTTTCCGCGCTTCTTTCCCACCGGCGACCACCTTCGCctacccttcttcttcttcttcttcttcttcgtcgccgACTCGTCGTCTACTCTTCATTGAACTTCTCCTTTTTCCACGGCCCTGTTCCCTCCGCCGCTATCTTTGCCCTTCCGGCTCTCGCATACGTGCCAGCCTCTCACGTGCACGCCTGTGTCTTATATGTCTTCCGCTTCATTTCACCCACCCCCGCGTCACCTATCTCTGCTCCTCATccgcccctccctccctccctccgccACGTCCTACCCCCTCGCGTGCCCGCCCCCGAGCCGACCTTCCATCAACATCCCTCGCGGAACGAGTCACGCTCGCAACGACCAGCCCGGCAAACCCAGAGAGTCCGCCGCACACTCACCTGTGAGAGTCCAAGGTAAATCGAGACGGTCTCGGATATGTACAGGAACCGTCCATCAGCGGCGACCGCCATCGCGAAGCCGTCCAGAGACTGAAACGGAAAATATGGCAGCGATCGGTCTTCGGGGCTGCTCCTCTTTCCACCCCCTGTCGCCCGTCGAGAAAGTGGCCGCGCAGTTACGTTACGCGCGGGAACGGCACAGGCCATTTGTAGGACGAATCAGGTGCCGGGTGACTGTATTTTTAGCGGAACTTGGCAACCAGCAGGGTTAGGGACTTCGTCGACGTCGCTTCGAAGTTACCCTTGCGCGATGCGAATCTACGGTGGGCGTTCTCCAGGCTGAATAGTTGGTCGGAGACGAAATTTCTTTGGCAAGGATCGAGCATCTACTGTGCGAACCTCGGTAATCAGTGGAGTAGTTTGGGTTGCTCAGGGTGActctaaatttttaagaaagatCCAAACAGTTCCCTGTGGTGTTGCTTTCGATTTGTCGAAGCTCACGAAGGTGCGCACGGTAGGTAGATCATTTTAAGCAATTCTTGCAGAAAGAATCTTATCTCAGATCGACTGCGAAGGCTGAAGAATAGCCATCTGGATTCACTGTAATTTGCGCGGAGGTAAGTTTGAAGCGACGTCGTTTGCTCCGTTGCGAAACATTTCGGTGCCAAATTGTGGAAAATACAGTCAATAAatactacttacaaggagagtattttaggtgtccgcctccgatcattttgatttttgaatatgttacagaggaccgaaaaataagaaatatttgggggtgaaaactgcgttgaaaaatcatttttgtggaatatctcgagaactattagagatggGGGAATAGtgccaatggacgaattttgtgtctttgaatgcgaaatatgactgactcaccagattttcaaaaagtccatttgtttaaataatacataaaaattgttattttttgttaataattcttgtaaatcttcatctattttcatgcaacggggaaaataaaaaaacacgtatttcttatttttcggtcctctataacatatccaaaaatcaaaatgaccggaggcggacacctaaaatactctccttgttattTTGTTTCACGAAGTGGATGagttattattttacacatccGATGCTGCGATCACTTTCACCCTCTGATTACGTTTTTGAAATGCTGCGTATAGTTTCAATGTTTGCTGGAGTTTCTTTTCTGATATTAATTGTACCATGAGCCTTAGGGTTTTAAATTCTTATCGAATGTTAGGGGTAGTTAGTGTTTTTGAAATAATATATCATTCTTAGGTATTAGTCTATGTAGTTAATTAATTCTTGTGAATTTTGGATGCTAttagaaatttttcttaaaggtGTTCCAGCAGCTTCAGTATATTTTTTAGTAGGCTGTGCGCGATGTAGTCTCTAATGGTTTTGATTCTATACTTACTTGAAGTATATGGGTGCCTTGATGAACTTCGAAGTGGTCCACCGCGGGGGATGATGTTGACCTCACTCGATTTGCACCTGGAATCAGATATTTCGCCACCGTTATTGAACGTTCCaatgaattaatatttcattattattattattaacgggaagccctttagtgtacagagatacaaaaatattaccattattacatataaagataaaaaataagagaaagttataaaatatatatataaaataataacataaaataaaataaaataatataatataaaataaaataacaaggaTAAAAATGCCTAATCCCGGAGCAAGAGAAAATTTACAATTGATTCATACTTCGAATCAAAGCGTAGAGAAACCTACTATATAATTATCAATGAAACGAGTTTACTTCCACATCTACTTCTAACAGATTTCTTCACAGGAATAGTCAGATCGAG
The nucleotide sequence above comes from Andrena cerasifolii isolate SP2316 chromosome 2, iyAndCera1_principal, whole genome shotgun sequence. Encoded proteins:
- the LOC143378585 gene encoding protein trachealess-like isoform X6, coding for MLPLPAAITSQLDKASIIRLTISYLKLREFSGHGDPPWNRDGPPPNKSVKGANRVRSTSSPAVDHFEVHQGTHILQSLDGFAMAVAADGRFLYISETVSIYLGLSQVEMTGSSVFDYVHQQDHSEVAEQLGLVLSSPASSGPHSSSSGLASPSSAASEEHGSTSTANPDVSAVMSLSATSLYKGYDRAFCVRMKSTLTKRGCHFKSSGYRVVLLLCRLRPQYTFSHSRKNAPPLMGMVGLAIALPPPSVHEIRLETDMFVTRISFDFRIAHCEPKVSELLDYTADELTGKNLYTLCHGEDANRLRKSHIDLIHKGQVLTHYYRLMNKSGGYTWLQTCATVVCNSKNAEEQNIICVNYVISGREYENLIMDCCQLEDGVMGVKREDAAGNDPENGSPDADRGEGRSRGGPPNQHQEHPHRSPPEDREDTRGSESEKRGSRHHDNIAQLQQEPQTTVGGISTLEVKLRGRKRKINEDDSSSNEEEEDEEDAPTKVASNERNHALSPAPSNHSISGGDQVLCSASPKCRRVEDRTTTADGTGTSVKDLEQAMSKHLPVASLNKSHSPTLHQPTDFSTDTLLKQQQQRSTIQWIGAHHHLGHLSPQQSTTAPLPASALLRQLYANRESVIRANVHGITSTGSTRTPSSGGTYYAGETAPSGPLPTPPGSEGSSTYGEHQFVLAAHNQKAGAGTSCADAFTSLVSSYSTASGYSVDYHSAMTPPSSVSPRDKQQQQQQQQQQQQQQLHPVNVISNYESSSAYTDPVLRHQYEPAQPLPLKPQVYSAAVHPSALDAAAAYASAGLSEQTQFYHHPAAGAGFHIYHPTNKSATNGWYSSTS
- the LOC143378585 gene encoding protein trachealess-like isoform X5: MLPYQVAMDYGGFQRQSPVGVGVGVGVDVGGPHQGAAGALNINPAFTHSCILELRKEKSRDAARSRRGKENFEFYELAKMLPLPAAITSQLDKASIIRLTISYLKLREFSGHGDPPWNRDGPPPNKSVKGANRVRSTSSPAVDHFEVHQGTHILQSLDGFAMAVAADGRFLYISETVSIYLGLSQVEMTGSSVFDYVHQQDHSEVAEQLGLVLSSPASSGPHSSSSGLASPSSAASEEHGSTSTANPDVSAVMSLSATSLYKGYDRAFCVRMKSTLTKRGCHFKSSGYRVVLLLCRLRPQYTFSHSRKNAPPLMGMVGLAIALPPPSVHEIRLETDMFVTRISFDFRIAHCEPKVSELLDYTADELTGKNLYTLCHGEDANRLRKSHIDLIHKGQVLTHYYRLMNKSGGYTWLQTCATVVCNSKNAEEQNIICVNYVISGREYENLIMDCCQLEDGVMGVKREDAAGNDPENGSPDADRGEGRSRGGPPNQHQEHPHRSPPEDREDTRGSESEKRGSRHHDNIAQLQQEPQTTVGGISTLEVKLRGRKRKINEDDSSSNEEEEDEEDAPTKVASNERNHALSPAPSNHSISGGDQVLCSASPKCRRVEDRTTTADGTGTSVKDLEQAMSKHLPVASLNKSHSPTLHQPTDFSTDTLLKQQQQRSTIQWIGAHHHLGHLSPQQSTTAPLPASALLRQLYANRESVIRANVHGITSTGSTRTPSSGGTYYAGETAPSGPLPTPPGSEGSSTYGEHQFVLAAHNQKAGAGTSCADAFTSLVSSYSTASGYSVDYHSAMTPPSSVSPRDKQQQQQQQQQQQQQQLHPVNVISNYESSSAYTDPVLRHQYEPAQPLPLKPQVYSAAVHPSALDAAAAYASAGLSEQTQFYHHPAAGAGFHIYHPTNKSATNGWYSSTS
- the LOC143378585 gene encoding protein trachealess-like isoform X4, whose amino-acid sequence is MLPYQVAMDYGGFQRQSPVGVGVGVGVDVGGPHQGAAGALNINPAFTHSWFVPADLCVPYKQSQGPLLEPGILELRKEKSRDAARSRRGKENFEFYELAKMLPLPAAITSQLDKASIIRLTISYLKLREFSGHGDPPWNRDGPPPNKSVKGANRVRSTSSPAVDHFEVHQGTHILQSLDGFAMAVAADGRFLYISETVSIYLGLSQVEMTGSSVFDYVHQQDHSEVAEQLGLVLSSPASSGPHSSSSGLASPSSAASEEHGSTSTANPDVSAVMSLSATSLYKGYDRAFCVRMKSTLTKRGCHFKSSGYRVVLLLCRLRPQYTFSHSRKNAPPLMGMVGLAIALPPPSVHEIRLETDMFVTRISFDFRIAHCEPKVSELLDYTADELTGKNLYTLCHGEDANRLRKSHIDLIHKGQVLTHYYRLMNKSGGYTWLQTCATVVCNSKNAEEQNIICVNYVISGREYENLIMDCCQLEDGVMGVKREDAAGNDPENGSPDADRGEGRSRGGPPNQHQEHPHRSPPEDREDTRGSESEKRGSRHHDNIAQLQQEPQTTVGGISTLEVKLRGRKRKINEDDSSSNEEEEDEEDAPTKVASNERNHALSPAPSNHSISGGDQVLCSASPKCRRVEDRTTTADGTGTSVKDLEQAMSKHLPVASLNKSHSPTLHQPTDFSTDTLLKQQQQRSTIQWIGAHHHLGHLSPQQSTTAPLPASALLRQLYANRESVIRANVHGITSTGSTRTPSSGGTYYAGETAPSGPLPTPPGSEGSSTYGEHQFVLAAHNQKAGAGTSCADAFTSLVSSYSTASGYSVDYHSAMTPPSSVSPRDKQQQQQQQQQQQQQQLHPVNVISNYESSSAYTDPVLRHQYEPAQPLPLKPQVYSAAVHPSALDAAAAYASAGLSEQTQFYHHPAAGAGFHIYHPTNKSATNGWYSSTS